A genomic region of Pseudoalteromonas rubra contains the following coding sequences:
- a CDS encoding TonB-dependent receptor: MLANNFKKSLLAAKVGLILSTGVTGVAFAEDNQTGVQENVEVIEVRGIRRSLAEAVNTKRFATSVVDAVSAEDIGKFPDSDVGEALGRIPGVAVSRQFGQGQQVSIRGASSQLTLTTLNGQNVASTGWYTEQAIDRSFNYTLLPPELISGIDVYKSSQANIVEGGVGGTVNVKTRKPLDLDSGTVFASVKSVYSSQSEQWDPAYSGLASYKNDDETFGVLAALAVQETDYVRRGNESLAGWNGAVSANYFLQERERTATNVAFQYAPNDELSFDLTYMNLELEANNNNSSFWIFQAGANCLGENPDGVCMLSEATAATPTDNPSWLQAFARRAKMESETVDFGFEFKRDTFEISGRIGRSEATGGTEAQTNYGGLIGSHEDRYGMIDMTGKRIKIQLKENDYRVGHWNEGNPGVAAWAVRNQPNTDEETYAQLDTKFMLDHDIITAVHVGARFTNHKVEEDNFKGLANIQRNADGTPVLSDPNNPTSVIADIADIAPAQLYGNGVNEAGFEYITIPGPHLDAMFNHTAQNFSEYVRDRSGYAALEEENFAFYVMADFSGENYRGNFGLRYISTDVNSDYYGSDITVTGITDSGNFYGGNALKSKTLSNKEADYSDILPSFNIAYDLDEDTILRGSIAQVISRPNYQDVFARSSLSGYDNENPNDQQEVTGNPGLEPFKATQLDVSYEYYYGDSNFASATFFYKDIETFVTSSTTPNQSIGINDPACNCDVWNIVNRVNGDGGDVIGLELQLQHAFDNGFGAIVNYTYADSSSEETNFDDRIGRFSDSSDHTVNLVGYYENDDFGARLAYNWRSEFMIRETGFYSSREHMDFGTLDFTGNYQVNDNISLTLEVVNILEEDSYQIGISGSDGLLKEETKHNFPAWSYVGERKIALGANLRF; this comes from the coding sequence GTGTTAGCTAATAATTTTAAAAAAAGCTTACTGGCAGCTAAGGTTGGCCTCATCCTAAGTACGGGTGTGACAGGCGTAGCGTTTGCTGAAGATAACCAGACTGGCGTTCAAGAAAACGTTGAAGTCATTGAAGTGCGCGGTATCCGCCGTTCATTGGCTGAAGCAGTTAATACTAAACGATTTGCAACCAGCGTTGTAGACGCGGTATCTGCAGAAGATATCGGTAAGTTTCCAGACAGTGACGTAGGTGAAGCACTGGGTCGTATCCCAGGCGTAGCGGTTAGCCGTCAGTTTGGTCAGGGCCAGCAAGTATCTATTCGTGGTGCGTCTAGCCAGCTAACTTTGACAACTCTGAATGGTCAGAACGTTGCTTCAACAGGTTGGTACACCGAGCAAGCAATTGACCGAAGCTTCAACTACACATTGTTGCCGCCTGAACTTATCTCAGGTATCGACGTGTATAAGTCTTCACAAGCAAACATTGTTGAGGGTGGTGTTGGTGGTACGGTTAACGTAAAAACCCGTAAACCACTAGACCTGGATTCCGGAACCGTTTTCGCTTCTGTAAAGAGCGTATATTCAAGCCAGTCTGAGCAGTGGGATCCTGCTTACAGTGGCCTTGCAAGCTATAAAAACGATGACGAAACATTTGGTGTACTTGCTGCATTAGCAGTACAGGAAACTGACTATGTTCGTCGTGGTAACGAATCACTGGCTGGCTGGAATGGTGCTGTTTCTGCTAACTACTTCCTGCAAGAGCGTGAAAGAACAGCGACTAACGTAGCGTTCCAGTACGCGCCAAATGATGAACTGTCATTCGATCTGACTTACATGAACCTGGAGTTAGAAGCGAACAACAACAACAGCAGCTTCTGGATTTTCCAGGCTGGTGCAAACTGTCTGGGCGAAAACCCGGATGGCGTATGTATGTTGTCTGAAGCAACAGCGGCAACACCAACTGATAACCCGTCTTGGCTACAAGCCTTTGCACGTCGTGCGAAGATGGAATCTGAAACAGTTGATTTTGGCTTTGAATTCAAACGTGACACGTTCGAAATTTCTGGTCGTATCGGTCGTTCAGAAGCAACGGGTGGTACAGAAGCGCAAACAAACTATGGTGGTTTGATTGGTTCTCATGAAGATCGCTACGGCATGATCGACATGACGGGCAAGCGTATCAAGATCCAGCTGAAAGAAAATGATTATCGCGTTGGTCACTGGAATGAGGGTAACCCAGGCGTAGCAGCATGGGCAGTACGTAATCAGCCGAATACGGATGAAGAAACGTACGCACAACTTGATACTAAGTTCATGCTTGATCATGACATCATCACTGCTGTTCACGTTGGTGCTCGTTTCACTAACCACAAGGTTGAAGAAGACAACTTTAAAGGCCTGGCAAACATTCAGCGTAATGCAGATGGTACGCCGGTGCTAAGTGATCCAAATAACCCAACTAGCGTAATTGCGGACATTGCTGATATCGCACCTGCTCAACTATATGGTAACGGTGTAAACGAAGCGGGTTTTGAATACATCACTATCCCTGGTCCACACCTGGATGCGATGTTCAACCACACTGCGCAGAACTTCAGCGAATATGTACGTGACCGCAGTGGTTATGCAGCGCTTGAAGAAGAGAACTTTGCGTTTTACGTAATGGCTGACTTCAGCGGTGAAAACTACCGTGGTAACTTCGGTCTGCGTTACATCTCCACAGATGTAAACAGTGACTACTATGGTTCAGACATCACTGTGACAGGTATCACAGATTCAGGTAACTTCTACGGTGGTAATGCACTGAAATCTAAGACACTGTCAAACAAAGAAGCGGATTACTCAGATATCCTGCCAAGCTTCAATATCGCGTATGACCTGGATGAAGACACTATCCTGAGAGGTTCAATCGCACAGGTTATCAGTCGCCCTAACTACCAGGATGTGTTTGCACGTTCTAGCCTGAGTGGTTACGACAATGAAAACCCGAACGACCAGCAAGAAGTAACTGGTAACCCAGGTCTTGAGCCGTTCAAGGCAACTCAGTTGGACGTGTCTTACGAGTACTACTATGGTGACAGCAACTTCGCAAGTGCGACGTTCTTCTACAAAGACATCGAGACATTCGTAACGTCATCAACCACGCCAAATCAGTCTATCGGTATTAATGACCCAGCATGTAACTGTGACGTGTGGAACATCGTTAACCGTGTGAATGGTGACGGTGGTGACGTAATCGGTCTTGAGCTTCAGCTTCAACACGCGTTTGACAACGGCTTCGGTGCGATTGTTAACTACACGTATGCAGACAGCTCATCTGAAGAAACAAACTTCGATGACCGTATCGGCCGTTTCTCAGACAGTTCTGACCACACAGTTAACCTGGTAGGTTACTATGAGAATGATGACTTCGGTGCTCGTCTTGCTTATAACTGGCGTTCTGAGTTCATGATCCGTGAAACGGGTTTCTACTCTTCACGTGAGCACATGGACTTCGGTACTTTGGACTTCACTGGTAACTACCAGGTGAATGACAATATCAGTCTGACGCTTGAAGTTGTAAACATTCTTGAAGAAGACAGCTACCAGATTGGTATCTCTGGCTCTGACGGTCTGTTGAAAGAAGAAACGAAACACAACTTCCCTGCATGGAGCTATGTAGGTGAGCGCAAGATTGCACTGGGTGCAAACTTACGTTTCTAA
- the htpG gene encoding molecular chaperone HtpG — protein MTTENTKENHSFSANTKQLLQLMIHSLYSNKEIFLRELVSNASDAADKLRFLALQNGNLYEGDADLRVRISADKDAKTVTISDNGIGMTRDEVISSLGTIAKSGTAEFFKNLTGDEAKDSQLIGQFGVGFYSAFIVADEVTVRTRKAGEAQAVEWQSKGEGEYTLADIEKAERGTEIILHLREEELEFADDFRLRSIVTKYSDHISIPVEMFKAPVPESEGPDGEKIEAQPGEWEGINRATALWTRDKSEISEEEYKEFYKHVGHDWEEPLTWAHNKVEGKTEYTSLLYIPKKAPFDMWNRDRQTGLKLYVQRVFIMDDAEQFMPSYLRFVKGLLDSNDLPLNVSREILQDNKVTQAIRKGCTSRILKMLDRMGKNKAEDYQTFWNEFGQVIKEGPAEDAANKEAIAKLLRFSSTHTDESVQNVSLEQYIERMTEGQDKIYYVVADSFEAAKSSPHLEIFRKKGIEVLLLSDRVDEWMMSHLTEFAEKQFQSITRGDLDLGDMEDEESKKAQEESEKQVEGLVERIKEALGDKVKEVRFTHRLTDSPACVVVDDHDMSSQMQKLMESIGQSAPESKPIFELNPEHQLVKHLNVEQDEDKFAQWSEVLLDQALLAERGSLKDPAGFVARLNKLMLDLSK, from the coding sequence ATGACTACCGAAAATACCAAAGAAAATCATTCATTTAGTGCCAACACTAAGCAACTACTACAGCTGATGATCCACAGCTTGTACTCAAACAAAGAGATCTTTTTACGTGAGCTGGTATCCAATGCGTCGGATGCTGCTGATAAGCTGCGTTTCTTAGCGTTGCAAAACGGTAACCTGTATGAAGGTGATGCCGACCTGCGTGTACGTATCAGTGCCGACAAAGACGCGAAAACAGTGACCATTTCTGATAATGGTATTGGTATGACTCGCGATGAAGTGATCAGCTCTTTGGGCACCATTGCAAAGTCTGGTACTGCTGAATTCTTTAAGAATCTGACAGGTGATGAGGCAAAAGACTCGCAACTGATTGGCCAATTTGGTGTGGGTTTCTACTCAGCGTTCATCGTTGCTGACGAAGTGACTGTACGCACACGTAAAGCGGGTGAGGCGCAGGCTGTTGAATGGCAGTCAAAAGGTGAGGGTGAATACACCCTGGCAGATATCGAAAAAGCAGAGCGCGGAACAGAGATCATTCTTCACCTGCGTGAAGAAGAGCTGGAGTTCGCAGATGACTTCCGCTTGCGTTCAATCGTAACGAAGTACTCTGATCACATCTCTATCCCAGTGGAAATGTTTAAAGCCCCTGTACCAGAATCTGAAGGCCCGGACGGTGAAAAAATTGAAGCCCAGCCTGGTGAGTGGGAAGGGATCAACCGTGCTACGGCTTTGTGGACGCGTGATAAGTCAGAGATCAGCGAAGAAGAATACAAAGAGTTTTATAAGCATGTTGGTCATGACTGGGAAGAGCCACTGACTTGGGCACACAACAAAGTGGAAGGTAAAACGGAATACACCAGCTTGCTGTACATTCCTAAAAAAGCACCTTTCGACATGTGGAACCGTGATCGTCAGACAGGCCTGAAGTTGTACGTACAACGCGTATTCATTATGGATGACGCTGAACAGTTTATGCCAAGCTACTTGCGTTTTGTAAAAGGTCTGTTGGATTCCAACGATCTGCCACTGAACGTGTCACGTGAAATCCTGCAAGATAATAAAGTTACTCAGGCAATCCGCAAGGGTTGTACGTCACGTATCCTGAAGATGCTTGATCGTATGGGTAAGAACAAGGCAGAAGACTACCAGACTTTCTGGAATGAATTCGGCCAGGTTATCAAAGAAGGCCCGGCTGAAGACGCAGCTAATAAAGAAGCGATTGCTAAACTACTGCGTTTCAGTTCGACGCATACTGACGAGAGTGTACAAAATGTGTCACTGGAACAGTATATCGAGCGTATGACAGAAGGTCAGGATAAAATTTACTATGTGGTGGCAGATAGCTTTGAAGCTGCGAAGAGCTCACCGCACCTTGAAATCTTCCGTAAGAAGGGCATTGAGGTTCTGTTGCTCTCAGATCGCGTAGACGAATGGATGATGAGTCACCTGACAGAGTTTGCTGAGAAACAATTCCAGTCAATTACGCGCGGTGATTTAGACCTGGGTGATATGGAAGACGAAGAAAGTAAAAAAGCGCAGGAAGAGAGCGAAAAGCAGGTAGAAGGCCTGGTTGAGCGCATCAAAGAAGCGTTGGGTGATAAAGTAAAAGAAGTACGCTTTACGCACCGTCTGACAGATTCTCCGGCTTGTGTGGTTGTTGATGACCACGACATGAGCTCACAGATGCAAAAGCTGATGGAATCGATTGGTCAGTCTGCCCCTGAGTCTAAGCCAATCTTTGAGCTTAACCCAGAGCACCAGTTGGTTAAACACCTGAACGTTGAGCAGGACGAAGATAAGTTCGCACAATGGTCAGAGGTACTGCTGGATCAAGCATTGCTTGCAGAGCGTGGCAGCCTGAAAGACCCGGCAGGATTTGTTGCTCGTTTGAACAAGCTGATGCTTGACCTGAGTAAATAA
- the recR gene encoding recombination mediator RecR: MQLSPSLSALVEALRCLPGIGPKSAQRIAFHLLERDRSGGTQLGQSLLQAMDKIGHCESCRTFSETPVCDICSNIKRQDTGLLCVVESPSDVLAIEQTGQYQGLYFVLMGHLSPLDGIGPNEIGMDVLEKTLSNGNINEVILATNPTVEGEATAHFIGEMCHQHNVTASRIAHGMPVGGELELVDGMTLMHAFSGRKAI, encoded by the coding sequence ATGCAATTATCTCCCTCACTTTCAGCCTTGGTTGAAGCGCTGCGCTGTTTACCCGGCATTGGACCTAAATCGGCACAAAGGATCGCCTTTCACCTGCTTGAAAGAGACCGCAGTGGTGGCACGCAGTTAGGCCAGAGCCTGTTACAGGCGATGGATAAAATTGGTCACTGTGAATCTTGCCGGACGTTTTCAGAAACCCCGGTATGCGATATCTGCAGCAACATTAAACGTCAGGATACCGGGTTGTTATGTGTGGTTGAATCTCCAAGCGATGTGCTGGCAATCGAACAAACAGGCCAGTACCAGGGACTGTATTTTGTCTTGATGGGTCATTTGTCTCCGCTGGATGGGATTGGTCCAAACGAAATTGGCATGGATGTGCTGGAGAAAACGCTCAGTAATGGCAACATCAATGAGGTGATCCTGGCAACCAATCCGACGGTTGAAGGGGAGGCCACAGCTCACTTTATCGGAGAGATGTGCCATCAACACAATGTGACTGCCTCGCGGATCGCACATGGTATGCCAGTAGGCGGTGAGCTGGAACTGGTCGATGGCATGACTCTGATGCATGCGTTTAGCGGCAGAAAAGCAATTTAA
- a CDS encoding ABC transporter substrate-binding protein: protein MQLMLVALLAFSSLQSIAATDTQSNPYGLIKSVGDQLFVDISKLNTLEEAQKKAELKKLVREQLMPHIDIKYVSFKLLGKHVREIKREQAVTFIDAVEQYLANTYANALMSYKGQQVNFIESVVSADSKFASVKSEIVEPNAPTIDIVFKFRKNKAGEWQVYDLVAESISLLSAKQKEITSRISEVGIDQVSKELVAKS, encoded by the coding sequence ATGCAACTTATGCTGGTGGCATTGCTGGCGTTTAGCAGCTTACAAAGCATTGCAGCAACGGATACACAAAGTAACCCTTACGGCTTGATCAAGTCGGTTGGTGACCAATTGTTTGTAGATATCAGCAAGCTCAATACTCTGGAAGAAGCGCAAAAGAAGGCTGAGTTGAAGAAGTTGGTGCGCGAACAGCTGATGCCACATATAGACATTAAATATGTGTCTTTTAAGTTGTTGGGTAAACATGTCCGTGAGATCAAGCGCGAGCAGGCGGTGACTTTCATCGATGCCGTTGAGCAATATCTGGCAAACACCTATGCAAATGCGCTAATGAGCTATAAAGGTCAGCAGGTTAACTTTATTGAATCTGTTGTCAGTGCCGACAGTAAATTTGCCTCTGTAAAGTCTGAGATAGTTGAGCCGAATGCCCCAACCATCGACATTGTATTCAAGTTTCGTAAAAATAAAGCCGGAGAGTGGCAGGTATATGATCTGGTTGCCGAAAGCATCTCATTGCTCAGCGCTAAGCAAAAAGAAATTACCTCACGGATCAGTGAAGTCGGTATCGATCAGGTAAGCAAAGAGCTGGTGGCTAAGAGTTAA
- a CDS encoding acyloxyacyl hydrolase, whose product MIRAIVFLLSLLTVVTAPVYAQQHGYAVHYIHGEGSVDGIKLAYQYHPKLDLPQAWRHFDVHFESSINFWRYGEENHHDGNFVLAVSPVIRYPFTTFNGHPVAVELGIGLALLDDTLFAGKDVSTHYQFEDRLGLVYQMDDANVAIRYMHYSNAGFKSPNPGLDFLSLSYSAYF is encoded by the coding sequence ATGATCAGAGCAATCGTGTTTCTGCTGTCACTGCTTACTGTTGTTACTGCACCTGTATACGCGCAGCAACATGGCTATGCCGTCCACTACATTCATGGCGAAGGCAGTGTCGACGGGATTAAATTAGCGTACCAATATCATCCTAAGCTGGACTTACCACAGGCCTGGCGTCACTTTGATGTGCACTTCGAAAGCAGTATCAACTTCTGGCGTTATGGAGAAGAGAACCATCATGATGGCAATTTTGTCCTGGCAGTTTCCCCCGTAATTAGGTATCCATTCACTACCTTTAACGGTCACCCGGTGGCTGTGGAGTTAGGCATTGGCCTGGCCTTACTGGATGATACCCTGTTTGCGGGTAAAGACGTCAGTACCCATTACCAGTTTGAAGACAGATTAGGGCTGGTGTATCAGATGGACGATGCCAATGTTGCGATCCGCTATATGCATTACTCCAATGCCGGATTTAAAAGCCCCAACCCCGGGCTGGATTTTCTTTCCCTATCCTATTCAGCGTATTTTTAA
- a CDS encoding TonB-dependent receptor plug domain-containing protein, with the protein MIRKRPSQTPTALLLTSILFISSHSAAQDDELDTLMELSLEDLLDVTVSSASGVEETLRDAPAAMVIITAADIRQRGYTSIDEVILDLPGFDSTVTNGNGGVITYQRGYRTPLTQRTLMLVNGIVDNHLWYHEATLSKNYPLSNIARIEVLYGPVGAVYGPNAFLGIINLVTSDARDTHQGNDFFKVNIQSGSYDTQSVDIAAGGNHNNLTYNLSAKYYSSDEADIDELAPWGFVSNELLSNRDIWGPVIYDTALSANCEADGCPHSSKYNEFGAYHDPQREWGILADVAFKNLTLGVIEWDMRHGWGPQYPHDRAQPAAQWYRNSEQYYLRHAGTIKESLQVNTLLLSRKSGNGGYWVESFPGSTALSGPDVISTLTISHWRTSNKSWLFKQDYEFDYSEQLKLSGGIKFEDKELTKAYDACGYFPETFCSSDTPETAGDGVAVNTDSTINIQPDTLSRMPDENLASLTDRGAYIQAIWNITDWRVNAGIRYDKNSLYGSTTNPRASAIYFLSAKSTIKMLYGTAFQEPAPIQLWGGWSGRSANPNLKPEKAENFELIYMYQQDNWLHDLSLFTARYDDVVKEEAENAGKRSTYGMEYRGKFEFSNFIPGAANISGYLYYTHTKTKSSVSYDHTLDLWVGQGIENCQDIAQNHTISYNPCQDMDAELGDIAPHKVSAGLNVPVNEALNVNVRANWVSSKQLYLRNTLRAKGRENEAYLTVDANIIYRYGSIEVAFKVKNLFDEIYYHSGAEAAASGDDFEQRSQGWANSLIPQPKRSFMLSVNMQF; encoded by the coding sequence ATGATCAGAAAACGACCCAGCCAAACGCCAACGGCGCTCTTGTTAACTTCCATTTTATTCATCAGTTCACACAGCGCAGCACAAGATGATGAACTTGATACATTGATGGAGCTAAGCTTAGAAGACTTGCTCGATGTCACCGTGTCATCCGCCTCCGGCGTTGAAGAAACACTGCGTGATGCCCCTGCCGCTATGGTGATCATTACCGCTGCGGATATCAGGCAGCGCGGTTATACCAGCATTGATGAAGTGATCCTGGATCTTCCCGGGTTTGATAGCACAGTCACCAATGGTAATGGTGGCGTTATCACCTATCAGCGCGGCTATCGTACGCCGCTCACCCAGCGCACGCTAATGCTGGTCAATGGCATAGTCGATAATCACTTGTGGTATCACGAAGCCACCTTGTCAAAAAATTACCCATTGTCGAATATTGCGCGGATAGAAGTGCTGTATGGCCCGGTAGGTGCGGTATATGGCCCCAATGCATTTTTGGGGATCATAAATCTGGTCACATCTGATGCCCGAGACACGCATCAGGGTAATGATTTTTTTAAAGTGAATATTCAATCTGGCAGCTATGACACACAGAGCGTTGATATTGCCGCAGGCGGTAACCATAACAACCTGACCTATAATCTGTCTGCTAAATACTACTCGAGTGACGAAGCCGACATCGATGAACTGGCGCCCTGGGGTTTTGTCAGTAACGAACTATTGAGCAACCGCGATATCTGGGGGCCAGTCATCTATGACACTGCCCTGTCCGCCAATTGTGAGGCGGATGGCTGTCCCCACAGCTCTAAATACAACGAGTTTGGTGCCTATCACGACCCACAAAGGGAATGGGGCATTCTTGCCGATGTCGCGTTCAAAAACTTGACCTTAGGGGTCATAGAATGGGATATGCGTCATGGCTGGGGTCCGCAATATCCGCATGACAGAGCGCAGCCTGCGGCCCAGTGGTATCGTAACTCTGAACAATATTACCTTCGACACGCAGGCACAATTAAAGAAAGCTTACAGGTGAATACTCTGCTGCTAAGCAGAAAAAGTGGCAATGGTGGCTACTGGGTCGAATCTTTCCCCGGCTCCACTGCTTTGAGCGGCCCCGATGTGATATCAACACTGACCATTTCGCACTGGCGAACAAGCAATAAGAGCTGGCTGTTTAAACAAGACTATGAGTTTGATTACTCTGAGCAATTAAAGCTCAGTGGCGGCATCAAATTTGAAGACAAAGAGCTCACCAAAGCATACGATGCCTGCGGCTATTTCCCCGAAACCTTTTGCTCATCAGACACGCCAGAGACCGCTGGTGACGGTGTTGCGGTCAATACAGACAGCACCATCAACATTCAGCCAGATACACTCAGTCGAATGCCAGACGAAAACCTCGCCAGCCTGACTGACCGAGGCGCATATATTCAGGCTATCTGGAATATCACTGACTGGCGGGTCAATGCCGGTATCAGATACGACAAGAATAGCCTTTACGGCAGTACCACTAACCCCAGAGCGTCTGCCATTTACTTTCTCTCTGCTAAATCAACCATTAAGATGCTCTACGGCACAGCTTTTCAGGAACCTGCCCCGATCCAGCTGTGGGGTGGCTGGAGCGGCCGCTCTGCCAATCCAAACCTGAAACCAGAAAAAGCCGAAAATTTTGAACTCATTTATATGTATCAACAGGACAACTGGCTTCATGATCTGTCTTTGTTTACCGCCAGGTACGACGATGTTGTGAAAGAAGAAGCGGAAAACGCAGGAAAGCGTAGCACCTATGGTATGGAATATCGCGGTAAATTTGAGTTCAGTAACTTTATCCCAGGCGCAGCCAATATCTCCGGTTACCTGTATTACACCCATACAAAAACCAAAAGCAGTGTCAGTTACGACCACACGCTGGATCTGTGGGTAGGTCAAGGGATAGAAAATTGCCAGGACATCGCCCAGAACCATACGATATCTTACAACCCCTGCCAGGATATGGATGCGGAGCTCGGTGATATCGCGCCACACAAAGTCAGTGCCGGGCTCAATGTACCCGTCAATGAAGCACTCAATGTTAACGTCAGAGCCAACTGGGTTTCGAGCAAACAACTCTATTTGAGAAACACACTGCGCGCAAAAGGCAGAGAAAATGAGGCGTACTTAACGGTCGATGCCAATATCATTTACCGGTACGGATCAATCGAAGTCGCGTTTAAAGTAAAAAACCTCTTTGATGAAATCTATTATCACTCCGGCGCAGAAGCCGCCGCGAGTGGCGATGATTTTGAACAACGCTCACAAGGCTGGGCCAACTCCCTGATCCCCCAACCCAAGCGCAGCTTTATGCTCTCTGTGAATATGCAATTTTAG
- a CDS encoding glycosyl hydrolase family 28-related protein — translation MQRRDFITSVAAIAGTGGMLGLKAHAAELQTGTQDTSQIVNVIDFGAKGNGFTDDTDAMRAAHATGRIVYYPAGEYRFTSFEMRTGGIIGEGKNTILTCTDSGEQHAITHTLEDPDSVLINERGALFRDFLLRYENEQKNGFGINLIPSKLSDGNPVENYTSYISNVTIRNFSTSIKTSLVSYMNIENCYFVNFRDFGIHSDMNNETFADNGDNGFINNYFFTSPKYSNAICVRYRAGGLRFIGNKVNGGLIGVDISPNQSSSVVLINSNSIENQTNTGIRFFVYPEDTAAREFGRIVIANNQLNLAATEGSAISINSQVNDFKLNDVNITGNTIYAARTSANLIDLRGVDRFNVVANQCYAHAAASSGVYVHANCSNGNIEANSIMGTALGKVINYSDTVTVNGIKVKVTERIQLPALLAGERYEGQISIRQADFSDECVVLWNIDRQGLDLKAWVSSPGQVKYRIANSTANDFASTEVAQTFVIRRV, via the coding sequence TTGCAACGCAGAGATTTTATAACCAGCGTAGCAGCGATAGCTGGTACAGGGGGAATGCTAGGCTTAAAAGCCCATGCTGCTGAGTTACAAACTGGTACCCAAGATACCTCTCAGATTGTAAATGTCATTGACTTTGGTGCAAAAGGAAATGGATTCACGGATGATACAGATGCAATGAGAGCGGCGCATGCAACCGGTAGAATTGTCTATTATCCCGCGGGTGAATATAGATTTACATCTTTTGAAATGCGAACAGGTGGGATCATAGGTGAAGGCAAGAATACGATCCTCACCTGTACTGATTCTGGAGAGCAACACGCAATTACGCACACTCTTGAGGATCCTGACAGCGTACTTATTAACGAAAGAGGCGCGCTGTTTAGAGATTTTTTACTTCGCTATGAAAATGAACAAAAAAATGGTTTCGGTATTAACCTCATCCCATCAAAATTATCGGATGGTAACCCAGTTGAAAATTATACTTCTTATATATCAAATGTAACTATACGAAATTTTTCAACCAGTATCAAAACGTCGCTTGTTTCTTATATGAATATTGAAAATTGCTATTTCGTCAACTTTAGAGATTTCGGTATTCACTCTGATATGAATAATGAAACATTTGCCGACAACGGTGATAATGGCTTTATAAACAATTACTTTTTTACTTCACCAAAATATTCGAATGCGATTTGTGTAAGATACAGAGCTGGCGGGCTTCGCTTTATTGGTAACAAAGTAAACGGTGGGTTAATTGGTGTTGATATCAGTCCCAATCAAAGCTCTTCTGTCGTTTTAATTAATAGTAACAGTATAGAGAACCAAACAAATACAGGCATACGCTTTTTTGTTTATCCTGAAGATACAGCTGCTCGGGAGTTTGGTCGAATCGTTATCGCCAACAATCAGCTTAATCTCGCCGCTACCGAAGGCTCCGCGATATCAATCAATTCGCAGGTAAACGACTTCAAACTAAACGACGTCAACATCACTGGAAATACGATTTATGCGGCCAGAACATCCGCAAACCTCATCGACTTACGAGGAGTTGATCGCTTTAATGTGGTTGCTAACCAATGTTATGCGCACGCAGCAGCCTCCAGCGGTGTTTACGTCCATGCAAATTGCAGCAATGGTAACATTGAAGCCAACTCAATTATGGGCACAGCTTTGGGAAAAGTGATTAACTACAGCGACACAGTGACGGTTAATGGCATTAAAGTAAAGGTTACGGAGCGCATCCAGCTACCAGCACTTTTGGCAGGTGAGAGATATGAAGGACAAATCAGTATCCGACAGGCCGACTTCAGCGATGAGTGTGTTGTGCTATGGAATATTGATCGTCAGGGACTTGACCTAAAAGCTTGGGTTTCCAGCCCCGGACAAGTCAAATACCGAATTGCAAACTCAACAGCGAATGACTTTGCCTCAACTGAGGTCGCTCAAACATTTGTAATCAGGCGAGTTTAG